A region of the Clupea harengus chromosome 7, Ch_v2.0.2, whole genome shotgun sequence genome:
ctgtccgaccgagacggacggttcacttggtccccgggcgctgagaagctgcccactgctcctggggggatcctggaggaaggacggtctGGGATGAGTGAAATGCAAagcgtacatttcacagcgacctcaggcctgcgtgtgtttttttcctgtgtcgcctccataaaatacacgtgtgtgttgcagtgtgccgcttgtggtaataaagaactgactgaagtcagttGTTTTGATTGGCATTGGCAGTGATTGAGACACAGCTGCTGCCCATTCCATTGATTGGTAGAGCATGGTGGGGATAGGTTGAATCCTCTTTTAAAGgccctgtgtttggtgtgtgggaGGTTGGTGGATTTAGGTGCAGGTTGGCACTCTGTGCGTCTGCAGCACTGCTGGTTTTATGTGtcctgcctgtgtgcctgcctgtgtgcctgccGATTCCACGGGAGAGAGCGGTGGCTGTTTTCCCGGTTCGTGATTGGGACGAGGAGGCAGTGACAGCTGGGCAGATCGGCCACGACGGGGCTTTACACCGTGCAACTGGAGCTAAGCTCCAAACAGTAAGGAAGGTGTCACATTCTACTCTGCTGTTGTCTagtctctttttgttttgcctctcATTGCTACCAGCACTGAAGGCTGTGTGCTCCTCAGGCTTCTCTGCTGTGCTGCCCACCAGATCTACTGCCGGATCCCTTCTTCCCTGGTCGCTGACGCGGAACAGTGGGTGACGTCACCAGGATCGTGCCTAGCAGAGGGAAGTGGCATCGCGGGGAGCCACTAATggacagttttctttttttcttttatttgtggGGATTCGAGGGTCGATCCCCACTCTTTGAACTTTCTTGTTGtctgtattgtgtgtctgtctccttgcCCCTCCTGTATTTCCATCGCCATTGGGGGTCCCAAGTTAAGGGGGCGCTGGTTGAGCTAGGTTCCAGAGTGGGTCTTGGAAATAGTTTGCAGTGCCCAAGTATTTTAGAGTGCAGTGGAGTGCCTTCACTTTTCCCTCGCAGTGCCCTAGGTAGACTGTCTGCATTGCCTGATTGTTTGAGGTTGTTAATTGTTTaccatgtgtgttgtgtgacttgTTCTGCTCGGGTCCCAAACTTATGACCACCCCCATTGACAAGGTGAGAGGTTCTTTGCCCCATGAGAGCTGAGTAGGGGAGGGCGTGGGAGACCTTATACATGTTGCTCGGTGTGGGcaataaataaagatatttattttaaacaaactgtCCTGGTCTTCTGTGTGGAGAGGTTTTATATCCACCTGTGTCGGGTGGAGTTAAAGGTCTCAGTTTAAACCTGTGACCTATACATCAGTATTAATATAATGaaggacacacaggcagtgtataCATCAGtataattatttattatgtattcaATTGTCCTACTTTATACTCTTCGGTCACTTCACCACATATGGGAAAGTCATTTAAACTTTTTGGAGTTCAATGCACTTCCAGATTTACTACAAATGAATTTTCAGTTAGTAAATAACAATTTTCTTAACGTTAACATTTTCTTTAGTAAGTGCATCAGAGTGTAACCATCAAAGTCATTTGTCAGCTTGGTGAAATGGCAATGCCTCTCAGAGAGACTAGGAACCAAAAGAACCCTTCACTGCTGAAATCACTTTTCGGATCTAggcaggaagacacacacacacagcatggttaGGCAAtgctcagatcacacacattgATCAGGCTGTTCAGATCCATTGTGGGAGTCTCAGTTTGTTCTCACCTGCCTGCATGCTGGTTTGCCATAGCGCAGATTGGTAACAAAATGCTGACAGTTGTTGGTGAGGAGATTATATGGTATCTCCTGGCCAACCAGTTGCTCTGCCTCTTTCAGGATGACATCTGGGGATTTAGTCTCGCAGTTATTATCCAGGCGGTTGTGCACTGACCATTTGTCACCTAATGCTACTTCCTTGAGCTTCTCCTTCTTCACAATAGCAATGCCACTAAATGATCCAATGCTAGCCAAAATGCCCAGGATGGCACCTTTAGCTGGAACACCTATGAAGAGGAGTGGAAAGAGGGATGGTACCAGTAAAACACCCAAGAGCAGTGGCCAAGTGGTTATGaagtttatttttataataataatatacttCAGTGGATATAACATCAGTTGATCCAGCACCACTAGAAATAAAGAGAATGTTAAAGACAATGGAAATAGAACACTTGGTCATTCCTGACTGGAAATATGTGAATGGCAAACCATTGAGGCAAAGCTCTGTCTGGTTGCTTGACCTCACATTAAGAACACAATAGTCACAGCATCATGTTTATGTGAAGGGAATGGACCCTGTAAATTTAGACAACAGAGCATAAGATCTGTGTACTTTACCATCTCCTGTGAGGTGAATAACTTCTCCATTTCCAATAAACAGTGCCCAGTGACTGTATATCCCTCTGATTATCTCAATCAGGTCACCTGGCTCCTGTGTATGTAAAACATCTAGCTGTTGCACACATTTTCAATGCCAAAACATCTGAGCAGGTTAAAGGATATTGCTAAATTAAAGTTGCAGAAGGTTGATTTGATTGCTAAACACTAAAAATGGTTCTTGTCCTGAAACAATTACATAGGTCTGAAGGCATAGTAAAGACCATGATTCCCTATACaattctgtgtgtctgagtatctGTTCCACTGCTTCAGCCAATTTCTTGCCTTGTACACAGATATATAAAAAATCTTTGACTTTTCACATTTTGACTTGACATTTTAGTATTTTGACAAAGCAAACTCTTACTGTGCCTGAAAGAAGAAATACTAAATTATTTCATGGTGAAACGACACCTCGTTCCAAAGTACAAAGTTCCAAAGTGCAAGTGATTACATAGGTTAAAGTTGAACTTACAGCCATCTTCAAAGAAGGATATCAGGTGTCTTAAACTGGAAAATGTCTGAAGGAACTGCTGGTTCCGGATTTTATGTCTAAGGTAAAGTATTGAATCAAAAGAAAAAGCCATTTAGACGCCAAGCATTTGACTGTCATTTAAAAGTCCAGCCCACTTTGTTGCACCTGGTGTAGCATACATTATTAAACTGTCTGTATCTCTGCGTGGGAGACCCATCTGAGGCAGAGACTATTTTACACCCTACGTTACCGTACCTCCTATATCTGGTCCGTGTCGTGGGGCGACCCAccctgcactcacactcacagttacaTTTGATGATGTTAAAACTCGATTTACATGTGTTCTCTTGAGAGTGAATGTACCTTCAAGAAGAAATGGCTGAATGCTGCTCTCCAattgctctcttctcttcaagTCTTCTGTTATTTGTAGTCTGTATTAGAAATGATGCGTAATGCAAATGTTACTGAGCAAAGCATGCCATGTGAAATACATAGAAGGACTGGGGTGGTTGTTTCTGTCCTTGAGCACATATATACTGGAACAGAGTGACACTCCCTTttcttcttatctctgtaaCTCTGTAACTACCATCATGGAGGATAACTTGGGATACCTTCAGTTTTAATTTGGTTGATAGATTTAGTTCAAATAGCCAATATTTTGAGCCCCTATCTGGGAAGTCATGCTTTGGCATTAATATCTTCTCAAGTATTAACATCTTGACATGTTTTCTGCATGCTCAAACCATTAAAAGCCGGTACTGCATGCCATTGTTTTTTACTCTTAGACGTGTGTGTAACGCCCTCAGCTTGCTTCTCTGTGTCTCGCGCTCTAACCAGCAGCTCAGCCGAGGctccaaaataaaagtcttatTACACTGTAATGctacataaaaatacaaaatatacaccTGAGTGAAGTTGGCCCCCCGTatcattcaaaatattaaaatagcaCTGCTGTTCGTTTGTGctaggtttgtgctggtttgtgccgtAAAAAGTATCGTTTGTGCTATTAAGGGTTTTAAATAATTCAAAATGACATTTTCTGGCCTGTGACGTCACTCAGCCCCCTGTCCACTTTCAAATCTCATCAAAATAGTCCTGGAGTCCTTCAGCctgactcacctcagccttctcctgagctctgatcagctctttcacctcagagcaccttctctcaatggagcagatcatctcagtaaagatcctctcactgtcctccactgctgtctgtgcagagctctgttaggagacacacaaagaggagggggccatctaaagcagcccactcactcagctcctccacacagcctggtaCCCACAGTGTGGCTCAGAGGAGCTGGAAAGTGGCTCAGCATTACAGACTCctgtctgactgactggaggagagccctgattgagcctgaaatggctcctccagtcagccagctgttgtcctcctctcctctggtcagtaCTCACCTTGAGAAACAATTCTTTACAGTCACTGAAACTGCATGGGTAAAGGTATCTGTTCAAAGTGCTATAGACTTTATTATGATCAGAAGAAAAAGGATCAATCTGGATACGTAGAGATCCTTGAAGGAAATTCAACAATATCTAAATTTAATTAGAATTTCCACCTAGGAATATATTCAACATAAATCAGTGCCCTCAAACATTCTGTGCACTAATATTCCATCATCAACAgttaccttgaggaaatggatgtgatcctctgtgtgtgaaagctgctccagctcagcatctctcctcttcagctcagcaatctcctgctccagtctcttcaggagtccttcagtccgactcacctcagccttctcctgagctctgatcTGCTCTTTCACATCAGAGcgccttctctcaatggagcggatcatctcagtaaaggtcctctcactgtcctccactgctgtttGTGCAGAGCTCTgctaggagacacacaaagaggaggggtccatctaaagcagcccactcactcagctcctccacacagcctggtaCCCACAGTGTGGCTCAGAGGAGCTGGAAAGTGGCTCAGCATTACAGACTCCTGTCTGGCTGACTGGAGGAGAGCCCTGATTGAGCCTGAAatggctcctccagcagccagctgttgtcctcctctcctctggtcagtactcaccttgagagtctccacagccttcctTAGCTCCTGCagctcgttctctctctcatggattctctgctggattCTCTGCTGGGTCGGCCCTAATTGCCTCTGTTAAAAACAGACTCTTTTCATTATCGCTGGATTGTTTAAAACAATAATGATCAAATATCACACATGACAACTGAACATTTATAAGCAAAAAACTGTAAGTACATTTGAGTCTTTTCAATAGATTTAATGACACATTGAAGCAGTCGCTATCATCTTAAAGTGAAGTTTAAGAGGAGCACTGGTATTAAACAGCAAAAACTTGTCAAGATGGCTCAGAACCTGTAGAACCTGTTTCTACTCAACACTGGATCTTGCACCTGATAATCATTTCCtgattcttcctttctctaaCGGGCAATGTCATTGCGGAAACAGCCGGACTTAAAGACTGGTGAGATAGTATTCTTGTAGTTATAGTATTACTTTCACAGTTAGTATGTATAAGAGTCCTCATAGAAATGTTTGACACATGTATGTCCAGTActgacctgtttgtctgtccgttctgctgcagctgagactgtgtcatggcctttatgtTCGTCCACCATGCACAGATAGCAGATACAACTCTGATCGGttcgacaaaatatttcaaaaaccttCTCATGACGAGAGCAGATCCTCTCCTGTAGCTGGCCTGTGGCATCAATCACTGCGTGTTCTCTTCCTGGGTTCAGGTCATTGTGAGCTTTGAAGTGAGTTTCGCAGTAAGAAAACAGACAATCCAGACAGGATTTGacagctttgagttttctcTCAGTGCAGatgtcacactccacatctccaggtccagcataACACTTGAAGGAGTCCgattctttcttccttcttttctttaaaCTAGCCTCTGCCATTGTGTTTGCTTTCTCTCACaaccacaagcacaagcacactacTAGAAAGACCTGCCAAGTGATACATTTATTTCCCCCCAGAACATGGTGTGCTGATGAGAGGCTTCCTAGTTCCATCGTTTTGCATCAATCTTTCAAGTTCAGATAGGGAAATATTTGTCCTCACAAAATAATTTGGTTAATCCTCCAGGCCTTATTCTTTTAAACCTGCTTTTCCTGAATCACAGCAgtaaagaaacaaaacagcagagaTGCAGAATGTACAGGCAGGCTGAtccactctatgtgtgtgtttgtgtttcagtgtgtgtgtgtgtgtgtgtgtgtgtgtgtgtgtgtgtgtgtgtgtgtgtgtgtgtgtgtgtgtgtgtgtgtgtgtgtgtgtgcagggtttcCCTGAGACATTGACACTGCCAGTAAACAGCATGCAGCCATAACTAAATACACTGTCAAAAACCCCATAAAAGTTACTGAAGGAACAACATACAGATAGCCGTGTAAAAAACATCTGAAAAACGTGGAGAAATAATCATGAGTGATATGGTTATGTTTCCTCAGTGAGAACATTTACTTTCTTGGATCTGTGGgtggacacaaaaacaatcGATCTCAGATTACTAAATCTAGACTACTGATCAGATCACTGATAATACCATTATACCTCAGCTCTGAATAATAATGAATGGAGTAAACAATGAGTGAATTAAAGACGTTTTGCATTTTAACTCCTTTTAACACAATACAagttattattgtttttaaacagaTCTCATGAACTGTTTCTCATGACTGTATGATTCTGCTAATTGTATCACAGAATTTGTACCTTGTGACCCTTAGTGTATTATCCTTTTAGCTTTTGACAActtgacacgtgtgtgtgtgtgtgtgtgtgtgtgtgtgtgtgtgtgtatctatatgttGATGACTTGAGTCATAGCTTTTATAGTGCTAATACTTAGTGAATGTAAGTGTAATGTTCCAGGTAACATTAAAGGTAATTGAGGAAGAacaggagggtcattgtgtcagagacgCTGTACATGTCtatgctgtagaaggccagagttcctgcccgGTAATCcccatacactcctattctggagctggccactaggGAGAGTTCAGTCTTCTTGTTACTTGTCTGAAAGAGTAAACCGATTTGGAGCAGTCCAGGCTCCAGGACTGATCGATGCATCCAAAGCCACATTCATGGCCGTGTCCTTGGTTGCTTGTCGTTCACTGAATTACTGAATTACAAAACCACTACACGGATCCGtggtcatttcattttttgatGACCCCTGTCACACTTATTATTTCTCTTTGTGTCCCTTCTTCCTGTGCCACAGGGGCTTTTGAACTCAGGCTATACTGACAAATAATAAGTCACTAATTATGGTAATACGTTTCTTTGACACTCAAATTAGCTACATTCATTGGGATGTGTTTGTGGTAGATGCAGTCTGAAATTATACATGTtgaggttttgtttgtgtgtttttgcttccACAAAGGATGACAATCAGCCAAACGGGAACGATATGATGACACAGTATGGCTAAACATCCTCTTTATTTTATGCAATGGCAGGCAGAGCAATAGCGCAATTAGTCTTTTCATCATTCCTTTTTCTTGGTCTATATCAATGGAGTAAAATAAGATATAACAGTTCAACACTTTTTAGACAAAAAGGGTCCCAATGTTCcagctttgtctttttctctgctcCACTACCCtaccttcccttcccttttctAAGTGCTTCTGCCTTTActtacattttatttgattgTATATTTGATAagacagtgaagagagacaggaaatgagtgggagacagagagagatgggaagtggGAAATGAGGAATGAAAgcaggtcggattcgaacccgggtcaCCATGAGCACTTGGGTCTGTTCATATGTACTTGGATCTACATAGTAGCCTCACAGGACCAGATATGATTTTGCCTCTTTGATTGAATGTTTATGCCTCTAACtttgcatactgtatgtgttcctTTCTCTtcccgtgtctgtgtgtttgtgcacgtgtgtgtgagtgtctgtgtgtgtgtgtgtgagtgtgtgtgtgtgtgtgtgcgtgtgtgtgtgtgtgtgtgtgtgtatgtctgagtgtgtgtgtgtgacttaaatTAAGTTTAATTCCTAGTGTGACGGAGCGAAATCTGTGCCGTCACTTTGAATAGCGCAGAAAGACGTTGGGGAAATTGTTGAGGCTAAATGAGTGGGGTTGTATGTGAATGCTTCATTAACTGTATGACCAACGTGAAACGGAATCGCGGGTGAACAGCATGGCGCCGTGCTGTGTGAGCCTGCAAGAAGGATCAGGCTTGGACTACAAAATGAAAGATCATTTAAATCGCGGAGCTCACCTGCAACATAACCAGCGCCCAACCGAAGCAGAGCGCATTTGAAACATACTTCCTTATCCATGTAGGAGCGCCAAACAATGGGCTGTTCCATTTGAGTAAGGGGTGTTTGGTCCATTGAGGATAATGTTTGTATATCTGGCTGTCAGAAGCCCAATTAACTatatttgtacatgtgcagattccaaatatgaattattgtatgcatgatacatgtttaagagtaaaaagatatgtctgtttagataattgattAAAGTATAATGGTTAACTCCTGGGAGGAGGGGGTTATGGTAAATATAACCTGCATCCAGGTAATGGCAGGCAGTCTAGCTTTAtcctctgaggtgagaggataACTGTACTAATCAATTAAGCTATTTATTGCAAGTCAGTAGAActactatttttatttgtttgtgttgggaaagttagttctgttaaatgtaaagtgtgtcttgtctgttcacctgccggcagcataaataaatctgcaccttttTGGCTTACTTGAACGCTTTCTACTGGTTACTGCCCCTGCCGCTCAACACTCTACTTCACACCTAGTTAAAATCTCACACATATCAGGCTTGAAGAATATTCCATACATCTTAATGTATCGATTTTCATGGAAAAGTGTGAGAATATATGCAGTATTTTGAAAACATCACATTTAGATGAAAATAGTGTATTTGTTGTGTTCAAGTTTGGAACGATAACTGGATCCTTTATGAGATCCAGACAAACTGGACAAGTGAAAGAATCCTGTCTTTGGGTCGAAGATTCTGCCATTTCTCACAGCCACgatcacacacagggagataaCAGTGTGAGAGTTCAGTTTCTGTTTCGTGTGTTTTATTctaaggaggagtggaggagatgTTGTTGCCACACTGTTGAGGAGGAGTCAGTCAGATTATTTGagaaggtgtgtctgtgtgtgtttgtgtgagtgtgtgtgtgtgagagagagaaagagaggtagaaggagagagaggaaggacaaagggggagagagggagagagagagggagagaacaaatgAAATGGAGTCTGATGGGAGAGTGTATAGCTGGTATACCTGAggaatcaacacagtgcttggtCATTTAGATCATTTAGCAGCTTCAGTTTGAAATAGTGAGGCATTTACACCAACaaaaagtaaaaacagcatCATTCCCCGTCTCTATAGTATTTCAACAGAaaggtagagaggaggaggaggaggaggaggaaggggagtgaGTACATTAGTATTACACACCTGGCAAGCTTATTGGCTGCTCAGTCATATACATTATGCCTAAAACCAGGAACTCAAGAATAAAATATACAACAAGTATTTTAAAGAATTTGTTTTTAATTCAAGACCAACAAATGAATACGATGGCTGTTTCCCCCACCCACAAAAACTGTGTGAAATATTCTCTCATCTgacaaagaaagaaggagaaataaAGGCAATCTTTCACCAACTGTACACACTCTGCACTATTGGTGTAGATTGTTCTTTATGGGTGAGGAGTCCCATTAAACTGCATGGCTTTCTTGGGACTGTTTCTTCCCATGTTAAGCCACGCCCCCGTCCTAGGATGTGTTGTTGACTATACCTATGGAAACATGCATCTCTTGCCCCTCCCCTCAAACCCCTCCCCTTCGTCTTCGTTCAAGATGGAGAATTCCAGAACTTCAGAAACGCTTGCACAAAAACCTCTGAAAATACTTGAAGGTAACGCAGAGAGAGTCAAGGTAATGTTGAACCAATGGGGTGGAAGGTGAGGTAATGTTGAACCAA
Encoded here:
- the LOC122133015 gene encoding tripartite motif-containing protein 29-like — protein: MAEASLKKRRKKESDSFKCYAGPGDVECDICTERKLKAVKSCLDCLFSYCETHFKAHNDLNPGREHAVIDATGQLQERICSRHEKVFEIFCRTDQSCICYLCMVDEHKGHDTVSAAAERTDKQRQLGPTQQRIQQRIHERENELQELRKAVETLKSSAQTAVEDSERTFTEMIRSIERRRSDVKEQIRAQEKAEVSRTEGLLKRLEQEIAELKRRDAELEQLSHTEDHIHFLKVTVDDGILVHRMFEGTDLC
- the LOC122133002 gene encoding phospholipase A and acyltransferase 3-like encodes the protein MAEPGDLIEIIRGIYSHWALFIGNGEVIHLTGDGVPAKGAILGILASIGSFSGIAIVKKEKLKEVALGDKWSVHNRLDNNCETKSPDVILKEAEQLVGQEIPYNLLTNNCQHFVTNLRYGKPACRQIRKVISAVKGSFGS